TCGACGCGACGGCCACCGTGCTAGCGCTCGGCGGAGCGAGCTGGCCGCGACTCGGTTCCGATGGCGGCTGGACAAAGACGCTTGCCGAGAAGGGTGTGAAGATCGCGCCGCTGCGACCAGCGAACTGCGGATTCGACGTCGCCTGGTCCGAAGTGTTCCGGACGCGCTTCGAAGGCCAGCCGCTAAAGGGCATTGCCCTCATCTTTGGCGGACACGCGGTGCGCGGCGAGGCGCTCATCACCAGCACCGGCATCGAGGGCGGCGCGATCTATGCTCTGTCAGCTGAATTGCGCGAGTCGATCTTGGCAACGGGCGAGGCGATTCTGCGCGTCGCGTTGCGGCCGGATCTCGATCCAGGCGAGCTGCTCAAACGACTAGCCGGGCCGCGCGGAAAGCAGTCGGTCTCCAACTTCCTGCGCAAGGCTGCGCAGCTCTCTCCGGTCGCCGTTGGCCTGTTGCAAGAGGCCGCGATCAGGGCGGGCCTGTCGCTCTCATCGCTGCCGCCCGAGCGGCTCGCCGAACTGATCAACGCCCTGCCGGTCAAGCTGACGGGCGTCGCGCCGATCGCGCATGCGATATCGAGCGCTGGCGGCATTTCGTTCGGCGAGCTCGACACCGATTTCATGATCCGCAAGCTGCCCGGCTTGTTTGCTGCCGGCGAGATGCTGGACTGGGAAGCACCGACCGGCGGTTATCTGTTGCAGGCATCGTTCGCGACCGGTGCTGCCGCGGGCAGGGGCGTGTTGAGGTGGCTCGATAAATCGTAGGCTGGGCAAAGGCGCGAAGCGCCGTGCCCACCATGTCTCCGCGTGCGGCACCGTCATGGTGGGCACGCTTCCGCCTTCGCTCTTCGAGCTACGGCGGACAGGTCGCTTTGCCTACCCTACCGGCTCAACGGCAGCGCGGCGCTCCTACCGCAGCTTCCCCCGCGCAGCCACCGGCAGTGTGCCGATGATCTCGTCGCCGCGCACCATGACCACCTCGTCCATCATGTT
This genomic interval from Bradyrhizobium sp. CB82 contains the following:
- a CDS encoding TIGR03862 family flavoprotein, yielding MAAEVLAAGGAAVTVYDAMPSAGRKLLMAGRGGLNLTHSEPLPQFLARYREAALRLQSAIDAFPPSALRDWCAALGEPTFVGTSGRVFPKAFKASPLLRAWLRRLDAGGVRFAFRHRWAGWDDEGQLLFLTPKGPSAIDATATVLALGGASWPRLGSDGGWTKTLAEKGVKIAPLRPANCGFDVAWSEVFRTRFEGQPLKGIALIFGGHAVRGEALITSTGIEGGAIYALSAELRESILATGEAILRVALRPDLDPGELLKRLAGPRGKQSVSNFLRKAAQLSPVAVGLLQEAAIRAGLSLSSLPPERLAELINALPVKLTGVAPIAHAISSAGGISFGELDTDFMIRKLPGLFAAGEMLDWEAPTGGYLLQASFATGAAAGRGVLRWLDKS